CCTCGGTAGCTTCTGGAGAACGAGTAAGACCAAGCAAAGGCACTGCTTTTGTAAGGCATCGTTCTATGAAGGAAGAATCACCGCACCTTTAGGTCGGTGAGTGTCAAACAGTGGGAATATCGGGCAAATAACGGCAGAATAAATAAGGGAACTTTAAAACTGCGCTGCGCCAGTGTCGAACAGGCAGTAAAAACCTACGGTCTGGTTAAGTCAGTACTGATGGAAGTTCAACTGACAGACAGATCCAAAAAAATTGTCAACGTTCGCGTTCTCGATATCCAAGGAGATGTCGAAACTAACAACTTTCTCAATTTTGTCCAAACAATTAGACCGCAGCGATGAAATAATTGAGTGCGAACATAAAAAACTACAAGCAAAATTGATTAAATGGCAGTCACAACCCAACAATTAATCCAATGGAAACGCCAAGGTCGTTTAATTGTGACCCTAACAGCTTGGGATTATGCGATCGCACAGCTGTTGGATGCTGCTGGCGTTGATGTTATCCTGGTTGGCGATTCTTTGGCAATGGTCGCATTGGGTTACGAAACTACCCTGCCGCTGACGCTGGATGAAACGATCCATCACGCCAAGGCGGTGCGTCGAGGCGTACAGAAAGCTTTAGTAGTTTGCGATCTGCCGTTTTTGAGTTATCAAGAAAGTCCTCAGCAAGCAATGCACTCAGCTGGTAGGATACTGAAAGAATCGGGCGCTCAAGCGGTAAAATTGGAGGGCGGATATCCGACGATCGCGCAAACAGTTTCTTTTTTGGTACAAGCGGGAATTCCGGTACTCGGTCATGTAGGTTTAACGCCGCAATCGGTGCATAAGTTGGGTTATCGTCAGCAAGGGAAGACGCCGGAAGCTGGAGAGAGAATTTTACAAGAAGCGATCGCACTTGAAGAAGCAGGTGCATTTGCGGTAGTCTTGGAGCATATTCCAGCTGAGTTGGCATTGCAAATTACCCAAAAACTCTCAATTCCTACAATTGGAATTGGCGCTGGCCCTCACTGTGACGGTCAGGTTTTAGTTACTGCAGATTTGTTAGGACTTTCTCAAAAACAGCCGCCTTTTGCGAAATCTTATGTTAATTTGCGGGAAATTATTACGCAAGCGGTGGAAAATTTTGGTACGGAAGTCAAAGAGGGGAAATTTCCCGATTTAACTAGCTAAACGGAAAAAACATCACGAATATGTTTAGAAATAAAAATCTATTTCTTCTATGCTGGCGCTCATTTCTCGGTGAATTTCCTGTAACTGCATAAAGCAAAAAAACGCTTCTTCGTCGTTTTGCAGCCAAACGTTACACAACCACAGCTTTTGCAGGCAGAAGGCTATACCGGGACGATCGCCCATTTCGCGTTTAATTTCCAAGACCTGTCGATAGCACTCGATCGCTTGTTGATATTTTCCCAAGCGACGGTAAGTATCGCCTTGTTTGTCTAAAGCATTAGCTTGTTCTTGGCAAGCAGCCATTTCCTTAAATTTCCTGCGCCCTGAGATCGCACTTTGCTAAGTTGCTCGTTCTTTCCTTTTTGGCTAAAAAGTAGCAAAGGAAATGAGTGACCCGGTAAAACCGGAGCAACAATCGCGCGATCGCTTTTCTTGGGGTTATAATAACCTAACCTGACTTGCCGGATAACCGAAAAAAACGTTTACGGGCGCAAATCGATAAAATTAAGAAAAATTACTGGATATGCAAACAGCATGATACCTACAGTTATTGAACAGTCTGGGCGCGGCGAACGCGCTTTTGATATCTACTCCCGACTTCTGCGGGAGCGGATTATCTTCTTAGGGAGACAAATTGACTCAGATCTCGCCAACCTGATCGTTGCTCAGCTGCTCTTTTTAGACTCGGAAGACCCGGAAAAAGATATCTACATATATATCAACTCACCGGGCGGTTCGGTAACGGCAGGTATGGGCATTTATGACACGATCAAACAAGTTCGCCCCGATGTCTGCACCATTTGTACCGGACTGGCAGCTAGTATGGGCGCATTTCTCCTCAGCGCCGGTACGAAAGGCAAACGGATGAGTCTACCCCATTCTCGGATTATGATTCACCAGCCGCTGGGTGGCGCTCAGGGGCAAGCAACGGATATCGAGATTCAGGCAAAGGAAATTTTATACCACAAGCGACGCCTGAATGAAATGCTGGCAGAACACACAGGTCAGCCCCTAAGTCGGATCGAGGAAGATACCGAGCGGGATTTCTTTATGTCAGCTAAAGAAGCGATGGAATACGGTTTGATCGACCAAGTGATCGATCGCACCGCCGCCGGTAGCAAACCTGTAGCTGTCGCCTAATTAGGGGCTAGGGATTAGGGGCTAGGGATTAGGGGCTAGGTAATGAGGGAAGAAGGGAGAGGGAAGAGGGAAAAGATTAATTCTTCCACTCCCCCACTCCCCCGCTCCCCCACTCCCCCTACCTACGGAGTCGCGTTGGGCAGAGATTTGAGGTGATTGTAGAATTGCATTACCTGTTCGGAGCTAAGTTGGGAACGCGATCGCTTTTTGAAGGTTCGCCACAGATAGTCGCGTCCCGCCTCGGTAGTCCAACCGGCACGGCTCATTTCAATCGGAATGCGAGCGATCGCTTCAGATAGATCGATTGGGTCTTGCAAATCGGTGTTCTCAGCAACAGGATCGATCGGTTCGGAATCTACTCGATCGGATTGAACAGCACTTATTTCCCGATCTTGAAAGCGCGATCCGATCGGGGTCACTTTACTATAATTAACAGTCTGTTCAACCTCATTTATAGATGAAGGAATTTCGGGACTCTCAACATAACTATCTCGTTTCCAATCTAAATTGCTCGTAATTGGTGCATTTGAGCCTGTGGGAGCAGCACCGATCCTAGATGGTGCTGTGGGAGTCGTCCTCTGTGGAAAAGTTGGCTGTACTGTCTCGCTCAGCCAACTTGTATCAGTAGAAATACTGTCTGTATTAGCAAGTTCCGATCGCTCTTGTGAAAATACAGGATGCTTGGGAAATTCAGCAGTCACAGGTTGAGTACTCGTCGTAGCAGATGACTGTATGCCGATGATTTCCAGCGCCCTAATTCTAGCTTGGTCTTCCGCCACCTCAATTGTGTCAGCAACTGCCATACCAGTAGCTCGCATAACGCCGTCTATCTGAACCGAGACCCTAACGACATATTTACCGTGGTAAATGGTCAATAATTCAGAAATTAGACAGCCAGTGGGATAGCGAGCTTGAAATTGTGCAAACATAACATTAATACCCAAGAGAGATCTTCAACCATAGCGGTTTTCTTGAA
The sequence above is a segment of the Aerosakkonema funiforme FACHB-1375 genome. Coding sequences within it:
- a CDS encoding tetratricopeptide repeat protein, whose amino-acid sequence is MAACQEQANALDKQGDTYRRLGKYQQAIECYRQVLEIKREMGDRPGIAFCLQKLWLCNVWLQNDEEAFFCFMQLQEIHREMSASIEEIDFYF
- the panB gene encoding 3-methyl-2-oxobutanoate hydroxymethyltransferase, yielding MAVTTQQLIQWKRQGRLIVTLTAWDYAIAQLLDAAGVDVILVGDSLAMVALGYETTLPLTLDETIHHAKAVRRGVQKALVVCDLPFLSYQESPQQAMHSAGRILKESGAQAVKLEGGYPTIAQTVSFLVQAGIPVLGHVGLTPQSVHKLGYRQQGKTPEAGERILQEAIALEEAGAFAVVLEHIPAELALQITQKLSIPTIGIGAGPHCDGQVLVTADLLGLSQKQPPFAKSYVNLREIITQAVENFGTEVKEGKFPDLTS
- the clpP gene encoding ATP-dependent Clp endopeptidase proteolytic subunit ClpP, producing the protein MIPTVIEQSGRGERAFDIYSRLLRERIIFLGRQIDSDLANLIVAQLLFLDSEDPEKDIYIYINSPGGSVTAGMGIYDTIKQVRPDVCTICTGLAASMGAFLLSAGTKGKRMSLPHSRIMIHQPLGGAQGQATDIEIQAKEILYHKRRLNEMLAEHTGQPLSRIEEDTERDFFMSAKEAMEYGLIDQVIDRTAAGSKPVAVA